From the Lathyrus oleraceus cultivar Zhongwan6 chromosome 4, CAAS_Psat_ZW6_1.0, whole genome shotgun sequence genome, one window contains:
- the LOC127137494 gene encoding U11/U12 small nuclear ribonucleoprotein 31 kDa protein, translated as MSSKKKHKRKHSDNDEDDDVFYYRYCASSSTPNTTTGTTSSNQPQSKPNNKGSSIGGTGEPLAPSKSTLYVSNLDYSLTNSDLHTLFSTFGRIARVTVLKDCHTRLSRGVAFVQFVSRSDAQRAVAEMNKKILNGRTLTASIAADNGRAPEFIRKRVYNTETALCYACGGHGHLSYECPKNQLGPRPRPQPKKPRRGFSGLRDRDGEEEGDDDEEEGGQIAAEQFDDNWDSVVDDEAGERLLGRNRNDDEGLDNNKTKKKGKKAGYFSDESDHDDDD; from the coding sequence ATGTCAAGCAAGAAGAAGCACAAACGAAAACACAGCGACAACGATGAAGACGACGACGTTTTCTACTACCGCTACTGCGCTTCGTCCTCAACCCCCAACACCACCACCGGCACCACATCCAGTAATCAACCCCAATCAAAACCGAACAACAAAGGATCATCAATAGGAGGAACAGGTGAACCCTTAGCACCATCAAAATCGACGCTATACGTTTCTAATCTAGATTACTCCCTAACAAACTCCGATCTCCATACGCTCTTCTCTACTTTCGGCCGCATCGCGCGTGTAACCGTTCTCAAAGACTGTCACACGCGCCTAAGCCGCGGTGTCGCGTTTGTCCAATTCGTTTCTCGTAGTGACGCCCAACGCGCCGTGGCCGAGATGAATAAGAAGATTCTCAATGGAAGGACTCTAACTGCTTCTATTGCTGCTGATAATGGACGTGCTCCAGAGTTTATTCGGAAGCGCGTGTACAATACTGAGACTGCTTTGTGTTATGCGTGTGGGGGGCATGGTCATTTGTCGTATGAGTGTCCTAAGAATCAGTTGGGGCCGAGGCCGCGGCCTCAGCCTAAGAAGCCGCGACGGGGATTTAGTGGGCTGAGGGATAGGGATGGGGAGGAGGAAGGTGATGATGATGAGGAGGAGGGTGGTCAGATTGCTGCGGAGCAGTTTGACGATAATTGGGATTCTGTTGTGGATGATGAAGCGGGTGAAAGGTTGCTGGGGAGAAACAGAAATGATGATGAGGGTTTGGACAACAACAAGACgaagaagaaagggaagaaaGCTGGGTATTTCAGTGATGAGAgtgatcatgatgatgatgattga